One window from the genome of Elaeis guineensis isolate ETL-2024a chromosome 5, EG11, whole genome shotgun sequence encodes:
- the LOC105046276 gene encoding protein NRT1/ PTR FAMILY 8.1, whose product MREAAEDKYTKDGTTDLRGNPAVKKDTGNWRACPYILANECCERLAYYGMSTNLVNYMKERLNQGNTTASNNVTNWSGTCYIMPLLGAFLADAYLGRYWTIASFMMVYISGLTLLTMTASVKGLKPSCDHDVCDPTNSQTAVVFVALYLIALGTGGIKPCVSSFGADQFDESDESEKKRKSSFFNWFYFSINIGALVASSVLVWIQDNVGWGWGFGIPAVVMAIAVASFFVGTALYRHQKPGGSPLTRIAQVVVASFRKSGVKVPADKSLLYEISEKESVIQGSRKLEHTEKFKFLDKAAVATQDDKMKDPVDPWRLCTVTQVEELKSVVRILPIWASGIIFSTVYSQMSTMFVLQGDTLDPHMGPHFKIPPASLSIFDTISVIVWVPIYDRIIVPVARKLTGHDRGFTQLTRMGIGLVISIFSMLAAGILEVVRLRIIARNNLYDYDGSLPMSIFWQVPQYFIIGAAEVFTFIGQLEFFYDQAPDAMRSLLSALSLTTVALGNYLSTLLVTIVTHVTTKNGKLGWIPDNLNRGHLDYFFWLLAGLSLLNFVVYLWIAKWYTYKKTADTDFESQ is encoded by the exons ATGAGGGAAGCAGCTGAAGACAAGTACACAAAAGATGGGACGACAGATCTTCGTGGAAACCCTGCTGTGAAGAAGGATACTGGGAATTGGAGGGCGTGcccctacattcttg CAAATGAATGCTGTGAAAGATTGGCATATTATGGGATGAGCACCAATCTGGTAAACTACATGAAGGAGCGTCTCAACCAAGGGAATACTACAGCATCAAATAATGTCACTAACTGGTCAGGCACGTGCTATATTATGCCTTTGCTCGGGGCCTTTTTAGCTGATGCCTACCTTGGACGATATTGGACGATTGCCAGTTTCATGATGGTTTATATCAGT GGTTTGACATTATTGACTATGACAGCATCTGTCAAAGGGCTGAAACCTTCTTGTGATCATGATGTCTGCGACCCAACAAATTCTCAGACTGCAGTGGTCTTTGTAGCGCTTTATCTCATTGCATTAGGTACTGGAGGAATCAAGCCCTGTGTCTCTTCTTTTGGggctgaccaatttgatgaatcagatgaatctgagaagaaaagaaagagctcCTTTTTCAATTGGTTCTACTTTTCAATCAACATTGGGGCCCTGGTTGCTTCCTCTGTGCTGGTCTGGATACAAGACAATGTAGGATGGGGCTGGGGCTTTGGAATCCCAGCGGTGGTAATGGCTATTGCGGTTGCGAGCTTCTTCGTGGGCACAGCATTATACAGACACCAGAAACCTGGAGGAAGCCCCCTTACACGCATTGCCCAGGTTGTTGTGGCATCATTTAGGAAATCTGGAGTGAAGGTGCCTGCTGACAAATCTTTACTGTATGAGATTTCAGAGAAGGAATCTGTGATACAAGGGAGCCGTAAGCTCGAGCACACAGAAAAGTTTAA ATTCCTTGACAAGGCAGCTGTGGCGACTCAAGATGACAAGATGAAGGATCCAGTGGACCCATGGAGGCTCTGCACGGTCACTCAGGTGGAGGAGCTCAAGAGCGTAGTGCGAATTCTTCCTATATGGGCCAGTGGCATCATTTTTTCTACGGTCtatagccagatgagcaccatgTTTGTTCTCCAAGGCGATACTCTAGATCCCCACATGGGTCCCCATTTCAAGATCCCACCTGCTTCACTCTCCATCTTTGACACCATTAGTGTTATCGTATGGGTTCCAATCTATGATCGCATTATAGTCCCAGTGGCTCGCAAGCTCACCGGTCATGATCGGGGCTTTACTCAGCTGACACGGATGGGCATTGGCCTGGTCATCTCCATATTTTCCATGTTGGCTGCTGGGATTCTAGAGGTGGTCAGACTCCGCATTATAGCAAGGAATAATTTATATGACTATGATGGTTCTTTGCCCATGTCTATATTCTGGCAGGTCCCTCAGTACTTCATCATTGGGGCAGCGGAGGTGTTCACCTTTATCGGACAGTTGGAGTTCTTCTATGATCAGGCACCTGATGCCATGAGGAGCTTGTTATCTGCACTCTCGCTTACCACTGTGGCTCTTGGTAACTACTTGAGCACCCTGCTTGTTACGATCGTCACACACGTTACCACCAAGAATGGGAAGCTTGGATGGATTCCTGATAATCTTAACCGGGGCCACCTTGATTACTTCTTCTGGCTGCTGGCGGGGCTCAGCCTTCTGAACTTTGTGGTCTACCTTTGGATCGCCAAGTGGTACACTTATAAGAAGACAGCAGATACTGACTTTGAATCACAGTAA
- the LOC105046277 gene encoding uncharacterized protein has translation MNTLKAIQTSFPLPNQSFAHGKKTASRQRLILCLCSSKEAGSGSSSPSEGDKRKQELLARIAMLQAQKVRLTDFLDERSAFLTQFAEDANAELDKIGENALKELDEASARIMENLENRMQAFEETAENSRQEIEKNERILEEFEDKIERDRNEGLFFKNLREKAPRGKAEAMSERQKIREVTKESAGSKIRRNVYLVLMSLLLVTIGNAILTTPEVEWRKIAALGLIFFGLLAQFIYEQSLSSTTEKTDKKNE, from the exons ATGAACACTCTTAAGGCCATCCAAACATCCTTCCCTCTACCAAACCAATCTTTTGCTCATGGGAAAAAAACAGCCAGCAGGCAGAGATTGATCCTCTGTCTCTGCAGCTCCAAAGAAGCTGGATCTGGCTCCTCTTCCCCATCTGAAGGAGACAAGCGAAAGCAGGAATTGCTTGCACGAATTGCCATGCTCCAAGCCCAAAAGGTTCGCCTCACCGACTTCCTCGATGAGCGTTCTGCATTTCTGACTCAGTTCGCAGAGGATGCCAATGCCGAGTTGGACAAAATCGGCGAGAATGCACTGAAAGAACTCGACGAAGCCAGTGCCAGG ATCATGGAGAACCTGGAGAATCGGATGCAGGCTTTTGAAGAAACTGCAGAAAATAGCAGGCAGGAGATTGAAAAGAATGAGAGGATCTTGGAGGAATTTGAGGACAAGATCGAGCGGGACCGAAATGAAGGCctattcttcaagaacctgagGGAAAAGGCACCTCGAGGGAAAGCAGAAGCTATGTCGGAACGACAAAAGATCAGAGAAGTCACAAAGGAGAGTGCAGGATCAAAGATTCGGAGGAATGTTTACCTTGTGCTCATGTCATTGCTGCTTGTCACCATAGGAAATGCTATTCTCACTACTCCTGAGGTGGAATGGAGGAAAATTGCAGCATTGGGCTTGATATTTTTTGGCCTGCTCGCTCAGTTTATTTACGAGCAGAGCCTGTCGTCAACAACGGAGAAaacagataagaaaaatgagtaa